A stretch of Pseudoclavibacter chungangensis DNA encodes these proteins:
- a CDS encoding AAA family ATPase: MRVESATVSNFRCVIDSSQFEVEPDKTILVGINEAGKTALLKALQHASPTDDTASIDWLFDAPAAMVDDIRRKNLDPATLAVARVVMRPEPKDLAGLSLPEGSDDIRLVMTAWMNKKRTYSVTGLPSAPTMGDAEKAILRLAGAMNKQSDEDAKQVAKAISDWKDAQASDAAISGEVAAGLKTHLDAALPLFAEGSAAETHWDALSGVLKSALARDKIGKHLADRMPPFVYYSSYFAVRPRIHLNRLAEREASGEIDLDYDFGNLQLLKFLGFTAKELSDMASEAPEKGHNYDNDVNVQNQYKQELAAHERRVTERKRALQTAGARLTEEIRRVWNDDRLTIRLDVDGQYLQTLVEDELGIPVELDQRSEGFRWLVSFFVVFHAQAKDDLKDAILLLDEPGLSLHALKQQEFRKTVSRLAEGNQILYTTHSPFMVGSDELDLVRIVEMTDRKTGTKVHTRLAVDDPKSIYPLQAALGYDLAQSMFTHQKNLVVEGVTDLLYVEALNSAFAAQGGATLDDGIALVPAGSASKVVYYSTILTSQDLKVAALLDSDAAGDKAAEQEALWQLLTNKRILRTGDHITGVQRAEIEDLLRVSLGLVARDECGWDSVATIAAQSQRPIMEILADEHTGVSKWKLARAFVRWLATNGADALTGDEQRSWASLVAAANRSLA, encoded by the coding sequence ATGCGCGTTGAGTCCGCCACGGTCAGCAACTTTCGTTGCGTGATCGACAGCAGTCAGTTCGAGGTGGAGCCCGACAAGACAATTCTCGTAGGCATCAACGAGGCGGGTAAGACCGCTCTGCTGAAGGCGTTACAGCACGCCAGCCCCACCGATGACACCGCCTCGATCGACTGGCTCTTCGACGCGCCCGCGGCCATGGTTGACGACATCCGCCGGAAGAACCTTGACCCGGCAACGCTGGCTGTGGCCCGCGTCGTGATGCGACCGGAGCCGAAAGACCTAGCCGGTCTGAGCCTGCCAGAAGGCTCCGATGACATCCGGCTCGTCATGACCGCCTGGATGAACAAGAAGCGGACCTATTCGGTGACAGGGCTTCCCTCGGCGCCAACCATGGGTGATGCCGAGAAGGCGATCCTCCGCCTCGCGGGCGCGATGAACAAGCAATCCGACGAAGATGCGAAGCAAGTCGCCAAGGCGATATCGGATTGGAAAGACGCACAAGCCTCAGATGCCGCGATCAGTGGCGAGGTAGCCGCTGGACTGAAGACGCACCTTGATGCAGCATTGCCGTTGTTCGCAGAGGGGTCTGCCGCCGAGACCCATTGGGATGCGCTGAGCGGAGTGCTCAAGAGTGCTCTTGCGCGCGACAAGATCGGCAAGCACCTAGCGGATCGCATGCCTCCTTTCGTCTACTACTCCTCGTACTTCGCGGTCCGCCCGCGCATTCACCTCAATCGGTTGGCCGAGCGCGAAGCGTCTGGAGAAATCGACCTGGACTACGACTTCGGGAACTTGCAACTGCTAAAGTTCCTGGGATTCACCGCCAAGGAACTCTCCGACATGGCATCCGAAGCGCCCGAGAAGGGGCACAACTACGACAATGATGTCAACGTCCAGAATCAGTACAAGCAGGAGTTGGCCGCCCACGAACGCCGCGTCACTGAGCGAAAGAGGGCGCTCCAGACGGCGGGAGCGCGGCTCACTGAGGAGATTCGGAGAGTCTGGAACGACGATAGGCTGACCATTCGTTTGGATGTAGATGGCCAGTACCTCCAGACCTTGGTCGAGGACGAGCTCGGCATTCCCGTCGAGTTGGATCAGCGGAGCGAGGGTTTTCGCTGGCTCGTCTCGTTCTTTGTCGTCTTCCATGCCCAGGCCAAGGACGATCTGAAGGACGCGATCCTCCTTCTGGACGAGCCCGGCCTGAGTCTCCACGCCCTGAAGCAGCAGGAGTTCCGCAAGACGGTCTCGCGGCTCGCCGAGGGAAACCAGATTCTCTACACGACCCACTCGCCCTTTATGGTCGGCTCGGACGAACTCGATCTAGTTCGCATAGTCGAAATGACCGATCGGAAGACGGGCACGAAGGTCCACACCCGTCTCGCAGTCGATGATCCGAAGTCGATCTACCCCCTCCAGGCGGCTTTGGGCTACGACCTCGCGCAGAGCATGTTCACACACCAGAAGAATCTGGTGGTCGAAGGCGTGACAGACCTGCTCTACGTCGAAGCCCTGAACTCGGCATTCGCCGCGCAAGGCGGTGCCACGCTAGACGACGGAATAGCGCTCGTGCCGGCGGGTAGCGCCAGCAAGGTCGTCTACTACAGCACGATTCTCACCAGCCAAGATTTGAAAGTTGCCGCGTTGCTGGACTCGGACGCCGCCGGGGACAAAGCCGCGGAACAGGAAGCCCTCTGGCAGCTCCTTACCAACAAGCGCATCCTCCGAACCGGCGATCACATCACCGGGGTTCAGCGAGCCGAGATTGAGGACCTGCTTCGTGTCAGCCTCGGCCTCGTTGCGCGAGACGAGTGCGGATGGGACAGTGTCGCTACGATCGCAGCACAATCGCAGCGGCCGATCATGGAGATTCTGGCCGACGAACACACCGGAGTATCGAAGTGGAAGCTTGCTCGCGCTTTCGTCCGATGGCTCGCTACCAATGGCGCTGACGCTTTGACCGGCGATGAGCAGAGGTCCTGGGCGTCGCTCGTCGCAGCCGCGAACAGGTCGCTCGCATAG
- a CDS encoding BsuBI/PstI family type II restriction endonuclease, with translation MSELSNDAYERVEDARIALETLGMDAERSNERSALVLLALLRLTPAESWAEAANPMLGTRAIMDFIRDEYGKDYAPNTRETVRRFTLHQFVEARLVVQNPDEPQRPVNSPKWNYQVTAEALDVLRAYGTDAWQSATDRYLADLPGLKARYAAAREMDRIPLTLPDGSIFTLSPGGQNVLLKAMVEDFCPRFTPGGQVLYIGDAGDKWALFERETLSSLNVEVDEHGKMPDLVIYLPDRNWLVLLEAASSHGPVDSKRQAELAGLFAQSTAGLVYVSCFPNRAEFRKYVDKIAWESEVWCADHPTHMIHYNGERFLGPYE, from the coding sequence ATGAGCGAGCTGAGCAACGACGCCTACGAACGAGTCGAAGATGCCCGCATCGCCCTGGAGACGCTCGGCATGGATGCAGAGCGCAGCAACGAACGTTCCGCGCTCGTGCTCCTGGCCCTCCTACGGCTCACACCCGCTGAGTCATGGGCAGAGGCAGCCAACCCGATGCTCGGAACACGGGCGATCATGGACTTCATCCGCGACGAGTACGGCAAGGACTACGCGCCGAACACTCGCGAGACCGTCCGACGGTTCACACTCCACCAGTTCGTGGAAGCACGACTCGTTGTCCAGAACCCTGACGAGCCGCAACGCCCTGTGAACTCACCCAAGTGGAACTACCAGGTCACCGCCGAGGCACTGGACGTTCTGCGCGCCTACGGCACCGACGCCTGGCAATCCGCAACCGACCGATACCTTGCTGACCTTCCCGGACTCAAAGCACGCTACGCGGCTGCGCGCGAGATGGATCGCATCCCGCTGACCCTCCCGGACGGCTCGATCTTCACCCTTTCGCCCGGCGGGCAGAACGTGCTCCTCAAAGCGATGGTCGAAGACTTCTGCCCTCGCTTCACACCCGGTGGGCAAGTGCTCTACATCGGCGACGCGGGCGACAAGTGGGCACTCTTCGAACGAGAGACCCTGTCCTCACTCAACGTCGAGGTCGATGAGCACGGCAAGATGCCCGACCTCGTCATCTACCTCCCCGACCGCAACTGGCTCGTGCTCCTGGAAGCAGCAAGCTCACACGGCCCGGTCGACTCGAAACGCCAAGCCGAACTCGCCGGCCTGTTCGCACAGTCAACGGCAGGCCTCGTCTACGTCTCCTGCTTCCCCAACCGGGCAGAGTTTCGCAAGTACGTCGACAAGATCGCCTGGGAATCCGAAGTCTGGTGCGCCGACCACCCCACGCACATGATCCACTACAACGGCGAACGCTTCCTCGGGCCATACGAATGA
- a CDS encoding Eco57I restriction-modification methylase domain-containing protein, translating into MLATDLLGIAEVERVAALGGLDARTQSDLGQFFTPAAAAQLIASLPSLPSTGTLRVLDPGAGSGVLTAALVSRVLTERPELSVEIVAVERDPAMLPHLQATLAECERAGEGRVVAEAVVADFILDSTGLDASLSLDAQFDLVIENPPYGKLAASSTHRTAMRAAGVDTPNLYAAFLALSVAALRPGGQVVAITPRSFFNGPYFGGFRSHLLDSIALDRVHVFDSRSTVFADTGVLQENVIFSGTRGASPDVVELSVSRDHTDDIASRLVPYDDVVFPDDPNRFIRLATDVEDTRVAELVLSQPCALTDLGVQVSTGRVVDFRSRHALSGVELPEAVPLIYPGNLRDGGVLWPRAIRKPQWFQPIDDKHRAMILPEGWYTVVKRFSAKEERRRIVASVWSPNDNPGEVAFENHLNVFHIGGRGLDEDLARGISVWLNSSVIDKFFRTFSGHTQVNATDLRTLRFPSMETLRCLGRNAVVSQVEVDSLVMELIAA; encoded by the coding sequence GTGTTGGCGACAGACCTCTTAGGCATCGCCGAGGTCGAGCGAGTCGCCGCCCTCGGCGGCCTCGACGCGCGTACGCAGAGCGACCTGGGGCAGTTCTTCACCCCCGCCGCCGCCGCTCAGCTGATTGCCTCCCTGCCGAGCCTGCCATCGACCGGCACACTGCGCGTGCTCGATCCTGGAGCCGGCTCAGGCGTGCTCACCGCAGCTTTAGTGAGCCGCGTGTTGACAGAGCGGCCGGAGTTGTCGGTAGAGATCGTCGCAGTCGAACGAGACCCTGCCATGCTGCCACACCTTCAGGCAACCCTCGCCGAGTGCGAGCGCGCTGGGGAAGGTCGAGTGGTGGCGGAGGCCGTCGTGGCCGATTTCATTCTCGATTCCACGGGCTTAGATGCCTCACTCAGTCTGGATGCACAGTTCGATCTAGTAATCGAGAATCCGCCTTACGGCAAGCTCGCGGCGTCAAGCACACACCGAACCGCCATGCGTGCCGCCGGAGTCGATACTCCGAACCTCTACGCTGCGTTCCTTGCCCTGTCTGTCGCAGCGCTGCGTCCTGGTGGGCAGGTTGTTGCGATCACACCCCGATCATTCTTCAACGGCCCGTACTTCGGCGGTTTTCGCTCCCACTTGCTCGACTCCATCGCGCTTGACCGGGTACACGTCTTCGACTCCCGCTCGACTGTGTTCGCCGACACGGGCGTGCTTCAGGAGAACGTCATCTTCTCTGGAACTCGGGGAGCTAGTCCCGATGTCGTTGAGCTTTCGGTCAGCCGCGACCACACCGACGACATCGCGTCGCGCCTCGTACCCTACGACGATGTCGTCTTCCCAGATGACCCCAACCGATTCATCCGACTGGCAACCGATGTCGAGGACACCAGGGTTGCCGAGCTGGTGCTGTCCCAGCCTTGCGCACTGACCGATCTTGGCGTACAGGTGTCGACCGGGCGGGTGGTGGACTTCCGTTCACGCCATGCGCTTAGCGGCGTCGAACTGCCGGAGGCGGTACCGCTGATCTATCCGGGCAATCTCCGGGACGGTGGAGTGCTCTGGCCTCGGGCAATCCGCAAGCCTCAATGGTTCCAACCGATCGACGACAAACACCGGGCGATGATCCTCCCGGAGGGCTGGTACACCGTCGTCAAACGGTTCAGTGCGAAGGAAGAGCGCCGACGGATCGTGGCATCAGTCTGGTCGCCTAACGACAACCCTGGTGAAGTGGCCTTCGAGAACCACCTCAACGTGTTCCACATCGGAGGTCGCGGGCTGGACGAAGACCTCGCTAGAGGCATCTCGGTCTGGCTCAACTCGTCGGTAATCGACAAGTTCTTCCGCACCTTCTCGGGCCACACTCAAGTCAACGCCACCGATCTCCGCACCCTGCGGTTCCCAAGCATGGAGACCCTGCGTTGCCTCGGGCGGAACGCCGTCGTGTCGCAGGTCGAGGTCGACTCTCTTGTCATGGAGTTGATTGCCGCATGA
- a CDS encoding CPBP family intramembrane glutamic endopeptidase, translating to MNTGPSIHTEVSADPVRTAYHRTIAETRPRAWRGIVALLLLLAGLVGFGLILTPIGMLVDSLAGRSAIVDGTFVLSPVVFASNMLALALLTPWSMLLQRWLFKLPAGSLSSLADRFRFDRFGRAVAILVPVWAVYICLTAFLFPIQATAWTTVDLVAMLLVVLVVTPLQSMGEEYGFRGLIFQIASSWGRGPRSGLVIGVLVSSVLFMCAHLALDPWLNLYYLVFGATLALISWRTGGIEIAVALHAVNNTIAILLQIVLHADLAAGFDRSAGVGNPSVLLLCAMVAGTGVVVWIATRRVGTVTCPARPGVPPMPTPIGHDSETAATRAR from the coding sequence ATGAACACCGGACCCAGCATCCACACCGAAGTGTCGGCGGACCCGGTCCGCACGGCCTACCACCGGACCATCGCCGAGACACGACCACGGGCATGGCGGGGCATCGTCGCCCTCCTGCTCCTCCTCGCCGGCCTCGTCGGCTTCGGGCTGATCCTCACCCCGATCGGCATGCTCGTCGACTCGCTCGCGGGACGGTCCGCGATCGTCGACGGCACCTTCGTCCTCTCGCCCGTCGTCTTCGCGAGCAACATGCTCGCCCTCGCGCTCCTCACGCCGTGGAGCATGCTTCTCCAGCGATGGCTCTTCAAACTCCCGGCAGGTTCGCTCTCGTCGCTCGCCGACCGATTCCGCTTCGACCGCTTCGGGCGGGCCGTTGCGATCCTTGTTCCCGTCTGGGCCGTGTACATCTGCCTGACGGCCTTCCTGTTCCCCATCCAAGCGACCGCCTGGACGACGGTGGACCTCGTCGCGATGCTCCTCGTCGTCCTCGTCGTCACGCCACTCCAGTCGATGGGGGAGGAGTACGGATTCCGAGGCCTCATCTTCCAGATCGCATCGAGCTGGGGACGCGGCCCACGTTCCGGCCTCGTCATCGGGGTCCTCGTGAGCAGCGTTCTGTTCATGTGCGCGCACCTCGCGCTCGACCCGTGGCTGAACCTCTACTACCTCGTGTTCGGCGCGACCCTCGCGCTCATCTCGTGGCGAACCGGCGGGATCGAGATCGCCGTCGCACTCCACGCCGTCAACAACACCATCGCGATCCTCCTCCAGATCGTGCTGCACGCGGACCTCGCGGCCGGGTTCGACCGCTCCGCCGGCGTCGGGAACCCCTCGGTGCTGCTCCTGTGCGCGATGGTCGCCGGCACCGGCGTCGTCGTCTGGATCGCGACACGACGCGTCGGGACCGTCACATGCCCCGCACGCCCCGGCGTCCCGCCGATGCCGACGCCGATCGGACACGACAGCGAGACGGCTGCGACCCGGGCCCGGTGA
- a CDS encoding sensor histidine kinase, whose translation MDRFGMTSARRFEGYVRWSLYILLALPLAPLMPFAAIASFRLRQGDMVGGTIAVSLLLGVSALALVGCNIVVARAGFQRLSEEDSPLPAWLLAAWAAAAVIHLTCAAFLASVDLEVYGRGLTVAAVCAIGTIVSALTPQLSSRQLLVVCAVLTVPIIGYGVFVSAGDAILVALFVWFLSWMAWLTVWMLRVMYELQDAHEVRADLALAEERLRISRDLHDVFGRTLATIAVKSELASELSRRGKQERAGVEMAEVRRLAETAGTEVRRVVRGELRPSWAEELEGARALLDSAGIRCIVSGDDVPPVVAETLAWVVREGVTNILRHSEASTVTIATAAEAHEIVLTLANDGAGAREGGEGGSGIDAMSERLRAMGGALEVRRDGDWFLLEATAPTHTEVSR comes from the coding sequence ATGGACCGGTTCGGGATGACCTCGGCACGGCGATTCGAAGGCTACGTCCGATGGTCGCTGTACATCCTTCTCGCGCTCCCCCTCGCCCCGCTCATGCCGTTCGCGGCCATCGCCTCCTTCCGCCTGCGCCAAGGGGACATGGTCGGCGGGACGATCGCGGTGTCACTGCTCCTGGGCGTGTCGGCGCTCGCGCTCGTCGGGTGCAACATCGTCGTCGCCCGGGCCGGATTCCAGCGTCTCTCCGAGGAGGACTCGCCGCTGCCGGCGTGGCTCCTCGCCGCCTGGGCGGCGGCCGCCGTCATCCATCTGACGTGCGCTGCGTTCCTCGCCTCCGTCGACCTCGAGGTCTACGGGCGCGGACTCACCGTCGCGGCGGTGTGTGCGATCGGGACGATCGTGTCCGCACTCACTCCCCAACTCTCGAGCAGGCAACTGCTTGTCGTGTGCGCGGTGCTCACGGTGCCGATCATCGGCTACGGCGTGTTCGTCTCGGCCGGTGACGCGATCCTGGTCGCACTGTTCGTGTGGTTCCTCTCGTGGATGGCCTGGCTCACCGTCTGGATGCTCCGCGTGATGTACGAACTCCAGGACGCGCACGAAGTGCGCGCCGATCTCGCGCTCGCCGAGGAGCGCCTGCGCATCTCGCGCGACCTGCACGACGTGTTCGGACGAACGCTCGCGACGATCGCCGTCAAGAGCGAACTCGCGAGCGAACTGAGTCGCCGCGGCAAACAGGAGCGTGCGGGCGTCGAGATGGCCGAGGTGCGCAGACTCGCCGAGACCGCGGGGACGGAGGTGCGACGCGTCGTCCGCGGCGAACTCCGCCCGAGCTGGGCCGAGGAACTCGAAGGGGCGCGCGCGCTCCTCGACTCGGCGGGCATCCGCTGCATCGTGAGCGGCGACGACGTCCCACCCGTGGTGGCGGAGACGCTCGCCTGGGTCGTACGCGAGGGCGTCACCAACATCCTGCGGCACTCGGAGGCCTCGACCGTCACGATCGCGACCGCCGCGGAGGCGCACGAGATCGTCCTCACGCTCGCCAACGACGGCGCAGGGGCGCGCGAGGGCGGCGAGGGCGGGTCCGGCATCGACGCGATGTCCGAACGACTGCGCGCGATGGGCGGCGCGCTCGAGGTCCGCCGCGACGGCGACTGGTTCCTCCTCGAGGCGACCGCGCCCACCCACACGGAGGTGTCCCGATGA
- a CDS encoding response regulator transcription factor, with amino-acid sequence MIRILLADDEQLIRDAIAGLLELEDDFEVVARAASGSEALSAARSLHPDIALLDLQMPAPDGIEVARTLASEKPDCRCIIVTSHGRPGYLKSALAAGVRGFVPKTVPAAVLAQVVRTVAAGGRHVDPQLAAEAISAGDSPLTPREADVLALARDGASVDEIAGRVSLSRGTVRNYLSAAATKLGAVNRHEAARIASEHGWI; translated from the coding sequence ATGATCCGCATCCTGCTCGCCGACGACGAACAGCTCATCCGCGACGCGATCGCCGGTCTGCTCGAACTCGAGGACGACTTCGAGGTCGTCGCACGCGCCGCATCGGGGAGCGAAGCGCTCTCGGCCGCCCGCTCCCTGCACCCCGACATCGCGCTCCTCGACCTGCAGATGCCGGCGCCCGACGGCATCGAGGTCGCCCGCACCCTCGCGAGCGAAAAACCCGACTGTCGCTGCATCATCGTCACGTCGCACGGTCGCCCCGGCTACCTCAAGTCGGCGCTCGCGGCCGGTGTCCGGGGATTCGTACCCAAGACCGTGCCCGCCGCCGTCCTCGCACAGGTCGTGCGAACCGTCGCGGCGGGCGGCCGTCACGTCGACCCGCAGTTGGCGGCCGAAGCGATCTCGGCGGGCGACTCACCGCTCACACCACGCGAGGCCGATGTCCTCGCCCTCGCTCGCGACGGCGCGTCGGTCGACGAGATCGCGGGTCGCGTCTCGCTCTCACGAGGCACCGTGCGCAACTACCTCTCGGCGGCGGCCACCAAACTCGGTGCCGTCAACCGCCACGAGGCCGCGCGCATCGCGTCCGAGCACGGGTGGATCTGA
- a CDS encoding DNA-directed RNA polymerase subunit beta, with protein sequence MTDRFHRPVRVPLEAFEALLGGHDPADVTRVAHDTASALLNRARGERDAEVLDRMIAFTDEHGIDDIAEVWAPASAESLPGSLWRLYLVRESVKRDPEDASYVFRRGLEVDRGIGHVVAGAVTPTGPDEIVALTDEILRGAFTGDFSIALERAAAFCAVMSQGAAALAGDAERTEPDRAHTDTLRSARFLLFAQELHASALLARDDALD encoded by the coding sequence GTGACGGATCGGTTCCACAGGCCCGTGCGGGTCCCGCTCGAGGCGTTCGAGGCGCTGCTCGGCGGGCACGATCCCGCCGATGTGACGCGCGTCGCCCACGACACCGCGTCGGCACTGTTGAACCGTGCGCGCGGTGAGCGCGACGCCGAGGTGCTCGACCGCATGATCGCCTTCACCGACGAGCACGGCATCGACGACATCGCCGAGGTGTGGGCGCCGGCGAGCGCGGAGTCGCTCCCGGGCTCGCTGTGGCGGCTCTACCTCGTCCGCGAGTCGGTGAAACGCGATCCCGAGGACGCGAGCTACGTGTTCCGCCGCGGGCTCGAGGTCGACCGGGGAATCGGTCACGTCGTCGCCGGTGCCGTCACGCCGACGGGGCCGGACGAGATCGTGGCCCTCACCGACGAGATCCTGCGGGGCGCGTTCACGGGCGACTTCTCGATCGCGCTCGAGCGTGCCGCCGCATTCTGCGCCGTCATGTCGCAGGGAGCCGCTGCGCTCGCGGGCGACGCGGAGCGCACGGAGCCGGACCGAGCCCACACCGACACGCTCCGATCGGCACGCTTCCTGTTGTTCGCGCAGGAACTGCACGCGAGCGCACTTCTGGCGCGCGACGACGCACTGGACTGA
- the pstB gene encoding phosphate ABC transporter ATP-binding protein PstB: MSKRIEVNNLDVYYDKFKAVEDVSMIIEPRSVTAFIGPSGCGKSTFLRTLNRMHEVIPKAWVDGEVLLDGNNLYGPGVDPVLVRSQVGMVFQRPNPFPTMSIRENVLAGITLKNKRISKSEADGIVEKSLRGANLWEEVKDRLDLPGSGLSGGQQQRLCIARAIAVQPDVLLMDEPCSALDPISTLAIEDLIDELKQDYTIVIVTHNMQQAGRVSDKTAFFNIAGTGKPGKLIEYDATKTIFENPSEQATEDYVSGRFG; the protein is encoded by the coding sequence GTGTCCAAGCGCATCGAAGTCAACAACCTCGACGTCTACTACGACAAGTTCAAGGCCGTCGAAGACGTGTCGATGATCATCGAGCCCCGCAGCGTGACGGCCTTCATTGGCCCCTCGGGTTGCGGCAAGTCCACCTTCCTCCGCACGCTCAACCGCATGCACGAGGTCATCCCCAAGGCGTGGGTCGACGGCGAGGTGCTCCTCGACGGCAACAACCTCTACGGCCCCGGCGTCGACCCCGTGCTCGTCCGCTCGCAGGTCGGCATGGTCTTCCAGCGGCCGAACCCGTTCCCCACGATGTCGATCCGTGAGAACGTCCTGGCGGGCATCACGCTCAAGAACAAGCGCATCAGCAAGAGCGAGGCCGACGGCATCGTCGAGAAGTCGCTGCGCGGCGCGAACCTGTGGGAGGAGGTCAAGGACCGCCTCGACCTCCCCGGCTCGGGCCTCTCGGGCGGTCAGCAGCAGCGTCTGTGCATCGCCCGCGCGATCGCGGTGCAGCCCGACGTGCTGCTGATGGACGAGCCCTGCTCGGCGCTCGACCCCATCTCGACGCTCGCGATCGAGGACCTCATCGACGAGCTCAAGCAGGACTACACGATCGTCATCGTGACCCACAACATGCAGCAGGCCGGTCGCGTGAGCGACAAGACCGCGTTCTTCAACATCGCGGGTACCGGCAAGCCGGGCAAGCTCATCGAGTACGACGCCACGAAGACGATCTTCGAGAACCCGAGCGAGCAGGCCACGGAGGACTACGTGTCGGGCCGCTTCGGCTGA
- the pstA gene encoding phosphate ABC transporter permease PstA encodes MTTTTNSPAPATPGTPMKNALASGRLHTRTPWVILAGSLAVSLILFFLVAAASGQSTNWTGAIVVGGLLNLIATWVVSRAVEGGRQAANRFVTALVSTAFVLALIPLLSLLWTLISKGIARFDGTFFSSSMVGVVFEGGGGIHAIIGTLLITLTATIISVPIGLFTAIYLVEYGKGWLARAINFFVDVMTGVPSIVAGLFAYTLFMLILNTLGLPLTNVRNGFAGALSLTVLMIPTVVRSSEEMIRLVPNELREASYALGVPKWLTISKVVLPTAIAGITTGVMLAISRVIGESAPLLIAAGFNTFMNYNLFQGPMMSLPVFVYRSYTQQVGAGAENMLNLAWTGALVLLLIVMVLNLVARLIAHFFAPKGR; translated from the coding sequence ATGACGACCACCACCAACTCCCCCGCGCCGGCGACGCCCGGCACGCCGATGAAGAACGCACTCGCGTCGGGTCGCCTGCACACGCGGACGCCCTGGGTCATCCTCGCGGGCTCGCTCGCGGTGTCACTCATCCTCTTCTTCCTCGTGGCGGCCGCGAGCGGCCAGTCGACGAACTGGACCGGCGCGATCGTCGTCGGCGGTCTGCTCAACCTCATCGCCACGTGGGTCGTCTCGCGGGCCGTCGAGGGCGGGCGCCAGGCCGCGAACCGCTTCGTCACCGCGCTCGTCTCGACGGCGTTCGTGCTGGCGCTCATCCCACTCCTGTCACTCCTTTGGACGCTCATCTCGAAGGGCATCGCCCGCTTCGACGGCACGTTCTTCAGCTCGTCGATGGTCGGTGTCGTGTTCGAGGGCGGCGGTGGCATCCACGCCATCATCGGCACGCTGCTCATCACGCTCACCGCGACGATCATCTCGGTGCCGATCGGCCTGTTCACGGCCATCTACCTCGTCGAGTACGGCAAGGGCTGGCTCGCCCGGGCGATCAACTTCTTCGTCGACGTCATGACGGGCGTCCCGTCTATCGTCGCCGGTCTGTTCGCGTACACGCTGTTCATGCTCATCCTGAACACGCTCGGTCTGCCGCTCACCAACGTGCGCAACGGCTTCGCCGGCGCCCTCTCGCTCACGGTGCTCATGATCCCCACGGTCGTGCGTTCGAGCGAGGAGATGATCCGCCTCGTCCCCAATGAGCTCCGTGAGGCGAGCTACGCGCTCGGTGTGCCGAAGTGGCTGACGATCTCGAAGGTCGTCCTGCCCACCGCGATCGCCGGCATCACGACGGGTGTCATGCTCGCCATCTCGCGCGTCATCGGCGAGTCGGCGCCGCTGCTCATCGCCGCGGGCTTCAACACGTTCATGAACTACAACCTGTTCCAGGGGCCGATGATGAGCCTCCCCGTGTTCGTCTACCGCTCCTACACGCAGCAGGTCGGCGCGGGCGCGGAGAACATGCTCAACCTGGCCTGGACCGGCGCGCTCGTGCTGTTGCTCATCGTCATGGTGCTCAACCTCGTCGCCCGGCTCATAGCCCACTTCTTCGCCCCCAAGGGCCGTTAG